One Pongo pygmaeus isolate AG05252 chromosome 10, NHGRI_mPonPyg2-v2.0_pri, whole genome shotgun sequence genomic window carries:
- the LOC129009682 gene encoding pleckstrin homology domain-containing family A member 8-like, which yields MSELRLCCDLLVQQVDKTKEVTTTGVSNSEEGIDVGTLLKSTCNTFLKTLEECMQIANAAFTSELLYRTPPGSPQLAMLKSSKMKHPIIPIRNSLERQMELSTCENGSLNMEINGEEEILMKNKNSFYLKSAEIDCSTSSEENTDDNVTVQGEIMKEDGMENLKNLDSNSTQSGSDSSCSPECLWEEGKEVIPTFFSTMNTSFSDIELLEDSGIPAEAFLASCYAVVPVLDKLGPTVFAPVKMDLVGNIKKVNQKYITNKEEFTTLQKIVLHEVEVDVAQVRNSATEALLWLKRGLKFLKGFLTEVKNGEKDIQTALNNAYGKTLRQHNGWVFRVVFALALRSTLSYEDFVAVLTIKEGDHQKEAFSIGMQRDLSLYLPAMEKQLAILDALEEVHRLESDEVV from the coding sequence ATGTCAGAATTAAGACTCTGCTGTGACCTCCTTGTTCAGCAAGTAGATAAAACAAAAGAAGTGACCACAACTGGTGTGTCCAATTCTGAGGAGGGAATTGATGTGGGAACTTTGCTGAAATCAACCTGTAATACTTTTCTGAAGACCTTGGAAGAATGCATGCAGATCGCAAATGCAGCCTTCACCTCCGAGCTGCTCTACCGCACTCCACCAGGATCACCGCAGCTGGCCATGCTCAAGTCCAGCAAGATGAAACATCCTATTATACCAATTCGTAATTCATTGGAAAGGCAAATGGAGTTGAGCACTTGTGAAAATGGATctttaaatatggaaataaatggtGAGGAAGAAATcctaatgaaaaataagaattccTTTTATTTGAAATCTGCAGAGATAGACTGCAGCACATCAAGTGAGGAAAATACAGATGATAATGTAACAGTCCAAGGTGAAATAAtgaaggaagatggaatggaaaaccTGAAAAATCTTGACAGTAACTCGACTCAGTCTGGATCAGACTCAAGTTGCTCTCCAGAGTGCCTCTGGGAGGAAGGCAAAGAAGTTATCCCAACTTTCTTTAGTACCATGAACACAAGCTTTAGTGACATTGAACTTCTGGAAGACAGTGGCATTCCCGCAGAAGCATTCTTGGCATCATGTTATGCTGTGGTTCCAGTATTAGACAAACTTGGCCCTACAGTGTTTGCTCCTGTTAAGATGGATCTTGTTGGAAATATTAAGAAAGTAAATCAGAAGTATATAACCAACAAAGAAGAGTTTACCACTCTCCAGAAGATAGTGCTGCACGAAGTGGAGGTGGATGTAGCCCAGGTTAGGAACTCAGCGACTGAAGCCCTCTTGTGGCTGAAGAGAGGTCTCAaatttttgaagggatttttgacAGAAgtgaaaaatggggaaaaggatATCCAGACAGCCCTGAATAACGCATATGGTAAAACATTGCGGCAACACAATGGCTGGGTATTTCGAGTGGTTTTTGCGTTAGCTTTAAGGTCAACTCTATCCTATGAAGATTTTGTGGCTGTGTTAACCATAAAGGAAGGTGACcaccagaaagaagctttcagtATTGGGATGCAGAGGGACCTCAGCCTTTACCTCCCTGCCATGGAGAAGCAGCTGGCCATACTGGACGCTTTAGAAGAGGTCCACAGGCTGGAATCTGATGAGGTGGTATGA